The DNA segment ACCGAGGGTCGAGATGCTAACTGACCGTTGAAACGGGATTCGAAACGGAGTGAATTGATATCCGTTCGCCGGCCGGAATTTGTCAGTCTCAATCTTCGAAATCCCTCTTGCTCGACACGGTGTCCGATCGGTTTTGCTTTTGAGAATCGAAGTTACGATGCGCcagtatgtatgtatttccttcaccaccaccaccatctctctcttttgacAAGAGACAAAGGGACGCAGAGAGAATGGAAACCACCACCTTGATGCTCGCGGTGAACCACGATAATTGGATCAGCCCACCCCTATGAGTCGCGACTGAAATTAAGTAACCTCCGGTGCGCGTACTCCTACGACGGGCTGATGATTTCGTCGGGGACAACCTGAAAAGCTCTCGCCCGGCACCGCGAAATAATGTTAACGCGCGAGAATGAGGCGGTCGGGGGAGTATAGGGGAATGCAACGCGCTTTACCCGCATACCAAATTCCAGATAAAGCGTAGAGCAAAcaattatctaaattaaaaaaaaaaaaaatttccttcatcaaataatcatatatacatTACAATGTATGCGTCAAGTACATacgagaataataataaaatttatacaagagCCATCACTGCAGAATGTTCGCgtgtataattgtttaattttacaatcacCAGCATCGATGCACTTTCACGAGAATGCAACTCTCGCCGCTGAGATAAAGCCGCGAAAAGTTTTTTCCCAACCTATAATTTCCTTCCATTCTCgcttaaataaaagaaaagaactaTGGCTCACCGTTCCCGTTTGCGGAATCGCTCGGTATAAATCAACCCGCGGTTGTAACGGTGCGGCAgcgcgaaaatatttttccccggtaatataaatattacatctcGTTAGGTTGGCGTTACGCGAGCTCAGCTAAGAAAGGACGCTTAAGCCCCGGAATGGCGAGGCCGTAAAGAAAGCAAGCAAGGAAAAAGCTTCGGTGCGCGACGAGGATGCTTTGTACGGCTTGCGACAAAAGCCACCCGGAGTCGTCGGAAAAGGCAATTTGTACAGAGTGCTTAAGTTACACGTATATTAGTCATAACGTCGTACTTTCGCGGTAACGACCAATTATATCACGGGGAGAAAAAAACAGCCGAGGTGTCTCCCAGATCGGGTCATCCTTTATCCACGAATTCACCAATTCTTTTGATCAATTCTTTGGAATCGAATTCCTCGAATTCTTCCTTAACAAAGACTCGTCGATTCCCGCAAACGCGATTGAAAGAttctttgaaactttttttcaggAATGCACAAAAGGGTATGGTAAAActcttcatttttaatatcaaaatatttatacgttaCACGACAAGACAATTTCCCTTGATTTTTTACCCTGAGCTCGCGCACAAATTAGATAGGTAGTTCAAGCGAAAAGcagatttatataatgtttctcTCACCAGAAATAAAACACCTCGAGGTACTTAAAACGATGCGGGTGTATTAAGGCAAGCGGACTTCACTTTGAATTTCTAATTCGAAGATTAGTTACAGCGATACTTAATGCAGAAAGTTTACGGCACGCGGGATATAATGATGATAGAGGATATCGCAACGGTAAGGCGAAGAAGCCTAGGATCTCTTCTTCGCGCGGAGGTAGACATTAGGAAATAAAATCTCCTCGATGCTGCCCCGGCAACAACAAAATACCCGAGGTTATTACTCGGTTGCGCGAATAGACAGATCCCCGGGGGTGAAAAGTAGTTTCAAAGCGTCTAGTCTAACAATGGGACGCATGAAAGAGGAGGGAAGGCGAGGCGGGGAGAAAAATGTCGGGGATGAAAAGCGTCCCGGAAAATAAAGGGTAGATACGGTGGAAAGAGCACGCGAAAGGCCCGGGGAATTCAATGCCAAGGTTGGCGTACATATGAAGTTAAATCGATATTCAATACTTCATATGTAAGTACGAGTTGATACACTTCGACATTCGTACAAAGAATTTAATCGTACTTTACAAATGACATTTTCGATTTCATGACGGACTTGAAGATTAAACCAAACTCGGGAGTTTCGTTTCGTTATTGATGATCTTTTCAAAATCCTTcgcaaaaagataattttgaaaactcaGTCTTAAActacttttgaaataaaatcaaatgcaAATGAGATTATGAAGTCATTTCACAgcgttacaaaaatattactttgcttgtgaaaatgtttttaaaaaagaataactctaaatttattaacttttatttaacaaaaatatagacACTTAAATCTTCGAAGAATATGTTGCTACTAAATGACTTTATTTAACTTGATAcattttccaataaaaatataagcgTGTTAAATTGATCttgtatagaaaaataaaaaatttctcagacctttgatatattctttttctaaagtttttcagtttatataaaatgtttttcttgaaattgttttaaattatatctcgGGTGTAAAAATACGATTGTGagataaaatcatttatttaatacgttCTTCCAAGTTCTTTGAGATTGTTTGCTTCCAGCaaagaaacataaatttatttctcgcgCTATTTCTTGAGTCACGAATGCAATTCGTGCGCGAATTCTAGATGCAATTGTGAGAGAACAATAGGTTTTTTGTCATATATGATACTTGCTTTCCAGCTCGTTTCGCGTAGTGAATATTTCGTTTTTCGTCGTGTATCATTGTATATGTTTCCGGATTATACGGGATGTATGTAGCGTTTGCTCACGAGTATTTTGTGGCTTCGACTAATCTGTCGAACTGGACGAAAGAAATCAATCGGGTGTATTGTTCCGTGAATAACATCGATAGGCTCTATTTGATAGCGTTTGAACGGAAACGTGAAATCTGCCACGCGTTTTTCAGATTTCCTCACAAATTTAACAGATATTCGATAACGCAAAATCTTAAACtatcaattaaatgtttatccAGACGGAAAtctattaaaactaattaataattaatagagttaataatattgatatgtCTCGACACATTATCATTCTTCaatgaatattaaacatatcatTATATATTCGTGAACACATACATAattagttatataatttaaatattaataataacactcttatttttcctttaaaaataattcctctataaatttttatttgtagaaattatataggtttacaatatgtatatcaatcagataaaaatatttttttaaacacgtattttatttttaaattttataagaatagttagtatattattttaaaataataaacaaaaataaaacatatttttgacACAATTTTTGCCCCCTCTTACCCCCCCAAAAAACCTCAAGAAATGTTATGCAAAGTTATTTCTTTACGTCTAATCTTTCTTATCTTTAAAGACTTAAATTCTAAGGTTCTAGTTCAGTATTACGtctttttatcataaatgatACAGCCAGTTTGAAAGGATCGATTACACACATTGCATGTTCATGATTGTGAATAAGAAGCGCGAAAGATTGTTGCTTTTCGATTCCGAAAATAACGATCAAATACCAGGATTTTTCATGCCCAAGGCACGGGCACGTTCTTAAATCCTGCCTAAATCGAGCTATTCGGCGTATACAGTGTACTCCTCATGCAAAATGTAGGTTCGAGACAACAGAACAGAGACAGAACGGAACAGTATGCGCTCGAACTTTTCCGATAGCGGGATAGAATTCGCAGATTGCATGCTAAAACTTTCAAGCGAGGCAAAACGAGGAGCGTATTttgggaaagaaaaaaataatcgagtATGAggatacaatataataaaattgtatttatgcCGATCGTGTCTGTCGCATCCAAACCGATATTTTCTTATCGACAGtacaaaggaaaaaaaatcctatgtgcaaagaaaaatttttacgtaaaacattttaaaaatctctgatagaatgttttcttttaaatttgcaaaattaaattaattaattggtgCTACTTCTAggcttgaataatttttaattactttgcgATCTCTAACTCGTCCAGctgtgtttattttttatttttatttcaatacaaggcagttatataaataatacataagaaaatttgtcataatcaataaatgaaacttaaatataattaacaagtCTCTTAAAAAATCTGGCTTCAGAAACAAAAGATTAGACTGCAATTGTCCGTCTGTTGCAATTGCGACCTTCTTCCTCAACACTCAATGCGGTATACACCCTCCTCTTTCCCCTCCCCACCTTGTAGTCGACTGTACTTTTGCTAGCAGCAAGGGAAAAGGCACGTTAGCACGTGACTGGAATTCGTTTTACAAACTCTCCGCAACCACGCATATAGAGATTCCATTTTAGGCGGCCGCATTGTACGACATAAAGTGGAATCCATTTCTCCGAGATAAACTACCCATGAGAAGTGTTGTGAGAGATGTAACAAGAAGTAAATAgatagaataaattacaagtgcactaaaataaaagaatagtaTTGGACAGCAGTaattaaagtaacaaaatattattttgtgattaCGAACGTACAAGAATTTAGGACATTTGGattcatttaaaaacaaattggaATCCATTGATGAGATAACTGATAAAGAGGTAGATGAAAATTATCTGATGCTGTATTGAAACCTTCCTTCCTggtttttattcatttataaattatattaggcACTTGTCTTgtcattgaaatatatatctttcctTTGGTCAAGATCTATTTATTACTGTTGCTcattataatactatataaattataaatttcctgtacaaatatttaatttcgaataccaaaaaaatatacttattgtCAAGGCAACATCAATACTtcacttttaaaataacacaaatcTCACAGAATTGCCGACCATTATATCTGTCAACTGATACGTTGATGCAAGAATGGTCGATCTTGTTATTTTCCCTTTTAGTTCTAAGATAAATTAGACGAGTGTATATAAGTAAAACAAAATGCTTCTTAGTGATGCACCAACCTAACGCTAATTTTATCATAACAGCCAAAAACAGCAATCGATTCGATTGAacattaacttattaactcaAGACTAATccttttaacttattaactcaAGACTAATCCTTTCGCGTGCCAGCTCAATGTTTATTACCTTTACTTCCACTCGCTGTCCTATATGCAGATCCTTTTTCATACGGGAGACGGGTATCAGTCCTCCCTTACCAACACCCACGTCCACAAACGATCCAAAATACGTGACGTTTCGCACGACGCCGGTCAATACAGTGCCGACGGTCAAATCCTCGATACGCCGCACGCTGTTGCGGAACAGCGGTTGGCTCAATTTCGATCGTATGTCCTCGTCTTTTCGCATGGTCAGAGCTTTAACTATTGTCTCCATCGTAATCTCGTCGGTACCATACTGCGCAGCCAGCTTCCCGTATTCGGTTCTCGCGTGAAAATTTATCCTCTCGATAAACGCCGGAATGCCAATATCGTCCAGATTACACTGgcagtattttataaatttgtccGCTATCGCGTATGACTCCGGATGGATCCACGTCTGATCTAAGGGATTGAAATCGTTCTCCGACCTATTCTTGCTCCGTTCCGACGAGGTCTCGCCAGTCGTCGCTGTCTCCGGCAGAATCCTTATAAACCCTACACACTGCTCGAACGTTTTGTTGCCGATACCCTTCACCTTCAGCAACTGCTCCCTGTTCCTGTACGGTCCATTTTTGGTCCGCCACTCTATGATGCTCTTAGACCTAGAAAGTGTGAGGCCAGCTACTCGCTGTAGGAGATAATGGGAAGCCGTATTAATATCAACTCCTACAAAACTCACAACCTCCGTGACAACCTGGaacaattgatattaatatctcTCTGCTACACATCGAATCTCCCCAAAGAGCTATCGCGTTATTATTTGAGAGATTGTAACAAATCTCTGATTTGTGATCTTTGAGATTTCTATttagatttctaaaattacCGCTGAGAAAGATATCAACTTCGAATTtgtcaaagaaataaaaaagtagtgcaattatttttatgatatcaCATAACGTCGAAAATTTCCAAGTTCTTCATCAGTTAACAGTAAATTCATACTAACTTCGGACAACGTCTTCGACAGTTTCGTCTCCGGAAGATCGTGCTGATACATGCCGACTCCTAAATGTTTCGGCTCTATCTTAACCAATTCCGCCAGCGGGTCCTGCAGGCGTCTCGCTATCGAGATAGCTGACACCAGGTTTGGATCGAGATCCGGGAATTCCGATTTTGCTTGAGGACTGCAGCTGTATATCGAGGCGCCGCACTCGTCGACAATGGTGTACATCGTGTTCAGCGTACCAAACATTCTCGACTCTATTACTTTCGTTAGAAACAGCTCAGTCTCTCTGCACGCGGTGGCGTTGCCCAAAGCTATTATCGTGCATCCGTACTTGTTCACCAATCTCGCCAGCGTGTTGGCCGCGTTTGTGAACGACGACAGATTTTGGTTCTTGGTGTGGGGATAAATCACGGCGGTCTCAAGGAGGTCGCCCTGTTCCGACACTACAGCGAGTTTGCATCCATGATGGTAGCCCGGGTCCACACCGAGGACAGTTTTACCACGGACGGGAGGTGTGAGCAGCAGCTGCTTGACGTTTGTCGCGAACACCTCGATGGATGCCTGCTCCGCTTTTTCTTTCATCTCGCTCCTCACGCGACGCACCAGTTGCGGCTTGATCTGCTTCTTGTACGCGTAATCGATACTGTCGTTGAACAAGTCCCAGTATGGCGCCCTTTTCGTATATTGGTTACCTTCTCGCATGTATCGCGAGAAGCAGTACGCCTTGAACGTGCGCTCGAACACGTCAGACACGACGATCTTCACGCTAATAATCTTCTGCGACTCGGCCCGATTGATAGCCAGTATTTGATGCGGTTTGATCGTGTTCACGCTCGACTTGAAGTCGAAGTACACTTTGTACTTCTGCTCGTTCGCGTTGTTCTTAGAATCTTTCTCCGACGTCTTGCATTGCGTCGTCTGCACATCGACAGCAAACAGTTTCTGGAAGGATTTCACCTTGTCGAAAACCTGCTTGTCCTTGCTGATAATGTCCGCTATTATGTGCATGATGCCGCTTCTCACTTCCTGCTCGTTCCGTAAGCCCTCCCTGTGCTCGTCGACCAATGATATCAACGGCGGTATATCCTGACCGCGTAAAATAGCAGCGCTGACGTCTCCCAGACCTAGTTCTCGTGCCTTCTCCGCCAGGGTACGTTTTGACCCCGCCGTGGGTTTGTAGAAGGAATAAATGTACTCGAGATCGTCGAGAGACTTCGCACCCGTGACGGCGGAATGAATCTCCGGCGACCACTTACCCAGCTTGTCAATGTTCTTGATAATGGTCGCAGCGCGCTTCTTGATGAGCTTAGCCTGCTCGAAACTGTTCAGGAGCGCTCGCAGCTTCTCCACCTCCATGGACCCAGTCATGTTCTTTCTGTACCGCGCGATAAACGGTATGGTGTTGTCTTCCTTGAAAAGTTTCACCACGTTCGCCGCGATGCATGGGTCCACGTTGTTGTCCTCGCTTACATAATCGACGTCGGTCCATTCCACAGGTCCATTCCAGAGACTGGAGTTGAATTTCTCTTCGAGCTTCACGTCTTCCTTCACCTGAGTTTCAATCAAACCCTTCCAGTCTTGTTTGTGCGACGCTTTTACATCCACAGAGTTAGTGCACGATGATCCTTCTTCCAGCTTTATTCGTTTTTTGTTGTCAAACACCTCCGAACTCTCCTCTCGATTTTCTCTCTTGACGGACATGACAGTCTTTCTCTGGGTATTTCTCCTCGCTCGCTTCTTCGCTGGCTCTTCTTTATCTgctgtatttttctttctgtttcGTTTTGCCGCATAGTCATCGTCGGATTTTTTAGATGTTTTGTAATCACCGTCATCGTCGGAGTCTGACAGTTCGATTATCGGCGGATTATGTTTacttcgtaaattttttttcatcgttTCCCTTGTCTGTCAAATTAACAAACCAGTTTCCTTATCTAAAATACATGTAGGAATAAGACAGGTATCTCGTTCGCTGAGTTTACGTTACTTTGACTATAAATACGTTTTGCGATAAGtgtataatcataaaatcatataaaatcatataaaattcatatcatataaattatataaaattatataatcaagaatattgatagaaatatataagtatacttGAATATATTCGCAATGATTTTCTTAAGATCTAACTTTCTATGAATTTCCAAGCAGCAAAATACCTTTTCTGGTTATGTTACGACGAGACTTCTCTGATACAGgtgatttaataaaagaatcttTCATGCCACGTAAAAGGTTACATTGATTcgataacattaattattatttggtaTAGCGGAATATATTGGACGAATTACCCCAATTGATTTAAACTGAAATTTGACGTGGACTCTCGGCGCCAACCGTGAACATCAGCTCGGTGCGAGTGACGATCTTAACCTATCCTAACCTAAAATTGCAACGCGTGACTgggaaaaatatgtaaacacCCATACACATCGTAaccgataaataaaattgcccGTTTTCAGAACGCTACCGCCATCTCGACGACGTTACGTGTACTCGtgagaaataagaaaatatgagATTTCTCTATGATATATCATGGAgcgaaaaatatatcatttctcCGGAGatcgagagaaaaatataaaagaaata comes from the Monomorium pharaonis isolate MP-MQ-018 chromosome 9, ASM1337386v2, whole genome shotgun sequence genome and includes:
- the LOC105841079 gene encoding S1 RNA-binding domain-containing protein 1, producing the protein MKKNLRSKHNPPIIELSDSDDDGDYKTSKKSDDDYAAKRNRKKNTADKEEPAKKRARRNTQRKTVMSVKRENREESSEVFDNKKRIKLEEGSSCTNSVDVKASHKQDWKGLIETQVKEDVKLEEKFNSSLWNGPVEWTDVDYVSEDNNVDPCIAANVVKLFKEDNTIPFIARYRKNMTGSMEVEKLRALLNSFEQAKLIKKRAATIIKNIDKLGKWSPEIHSAVTGAKSLDDLEYIYSFYKPTAGSKRTLAEKARELGLGDVSAAILRGQDIPPLISLVDEHREGLRNEQEVRSGIMHIIADIISKDKQVFDKVKSFQKLFAVDVQTTQCKTSEKDSKNNANEQKYKVYFDFKSSVNTIKPHQILAINRAESQKIISVKIVVSDVFERTFKAYCFSRYMREGNQYTKRAPYWDLFNDSIDYAYKKQIKPQLVRRVRSEMKEKAEQASIEVFATNVKQLLLTPPVRGKTVLGVDPGYHHGCKLAVVSEQGDLLETAVIYPHTKNQNLSSFTNAANTLARLVNKYGCTIIALGNATACRETELFLTKVIESRMFGTLNTMYTIVDECGASIYSCSPQAKSEFPDLDPNLVSAISIARRLQDPLAELVKIEPKHLGVGMYQHDLPETKLSKTLSEVVTEVVSFVGVDINTASHYLLQRVAGLTLSRSKSIIEWRTKNGPYRNREQLLKVKGIGNKTFEQCVGFIRILPETATTGETSSERSKNRSENDFNPLDQTWIHPESYAIADKFIKYCQCNLDDIGIPAFIERINFHARTEYGKLAAQYGTDEITMETIVKALTMRKDEDIRSKLSQPLFRNSVRRIEDLTVGTVLTGVVRNVTYFGSFVDVGVGKGGLIPVSRMKKDLHIGQRVEVKVINIELARERISLELIS